A window from Candidatus Eisenbacteria bacterium encodes these proteins:
- a CDS encoding 2-(1,2-epoxy-1,2-dihydrophenyl)acetyl-CoA isomerase, whose product MTDPIVLSIADGVATVLLNRPDKLNAFAGDMRERLVEALDAVVANAEVRALVITGAGRGFCAGGDVQHMVDLKRRGAPFEELQPLLEAGRAIVTRLASLPIPTLAAVNGVAAGAGMNLALACDLRIAAEQASFGATFVRIGLHPDWGGTYFLTRLVGEAKAKELCWTGDVIDAGEALRIGLVQRVVPNDQALEATIALARRLAAAPATSVRESKRSLAASHLRSLSECLDAEAAAQEACWNHADVAEGLTAFVEKRAARFGSRGGEAPASVGRASTFE is encoded by the coding sequence ATGACCGATCCCATCGTGTTGTCCATCGCAGACGGCGTCGCAACCGTGCTGCTCAACCGCCCCGACAAGCTCAACGCGTTCGCCGGCGACATGCGCGAGCGGCTCGTCGAGGCGCTGGATGCGGTGGTCGCCAACGCCGAGGTCCGAGCACTCGTGATCACTGGAGCCGGGCGCGGGTTCTGTGCCGGCGGCGACGTTCAGCACATGGTCGACCTCAAACGCCGCGGCGCGCCGTTCGAGGAGCTGCAGCCGCTCCTCGAGGCCGGTCGCGCGATCGTGACGCGGCTCGCGTCACTGCCGATTCCCACGCTCGCCGCGGTGAATGGCGTGGCGGCGGGAGCCGGCATGAACCTGGCGCTCGCGTGTGACCTGCGCATCGCCGCCGAGCAGGCGAGCTTCGGCGCGACGTTCGTGCGCATCGGGCTGCATCCGGACTGGGGCGGTACCTACTTCCTGACGCGGCTCGTCGGCGAAGCGAAGGCGAAGGAACTGTGCTGGACCGGCGACGTGATCGACGCCGGCGAAGCTCTGCGGATCGGGCTCGTGCAGCGTGTGGTGCCGAACGACCAGGCGCTCGAAGCGACGATTGCACTGGCGCGTCGGCTGGCCGCGGCGCCCGCGACGAGCGTGCGCGAATCGAAGCGCAGCCTTGCGGCCTCGCACCTGCGCTCGTTGAGCGAATGCCTCGACGCTGAAGCGGCCGCGCAAGAGGCATGCTGGAATCACGCAGACGTCGCGGAGGGGCTCACCGCGTTCGTCGAGAAGCGAGCGGCGCGCTTTGGAAGCCGAGGGGGTGAAGCGCCGGCCTCGGTCGGCCGCGCCTCGACCTTCGAGTAG
- a CDS encoding dihydrofolate reductase, producing MRRVRLSVATSLDGYIAGPNGESDWIVMDPDMDFGALMGAFDTVLLGRKTYEATRHHGGGGMPGVQAYVFSRTLRQEDCPGVIVSADPAATVTALKSTPGKDIWLFGGGGLFGSLLKLGLVDSVEVAVIPVLLGAGLPLLPNASMQSKLRLAKHRIYEKTGTVSLEYVPA from the coding sequence GTGAGACGAGTTCGTTTGTCGGTGGCCACGAGCCTCGACGGCTACATCGCCGGTCCGAACGGCGAGAGCGACTGGATCGTGATGGATCCGGACATGGATTTTGGCGCGCTGATGGGCGCGTTCGACACCGTGCTGCTGGGTCGCAAGACCTACGAGGCGACGCGGCACCATGGTGGCGGAGGCATGCCGGGTGTGCAGGCGTACGTTTTCTCGCGCACGCTTCGGCAGGAGGACTGCCCGGGAGTGATCGTGTCCGCGGATCCTGCGGCGACGGTCACGGCGCTCAAGTCGACGCCCGGAAAGGACATCTGGTTGTTCGGCGGCGGTGGGTTGTTCGGCAGCCTGCTCAAGCTGGGTCTGGTGGATTCGGTCGAAGTTGCGGTGATTCCGGTGCTGCTCGGCGCCGGACTGCCACTGCTGCCGAACGCGTCCATGCAGTCGAAGCTGCGGCTCGCGAAGCATCGCATCTACGAAAAGACCGGCACCGTCTCGCTCGAGTACGTGCCGGCCTGA
- a CDS encoding aldehyde dehydrogenase family protein has product MSDTLAPVKPGKLIINGEAVDAASGKTFTTTNPATEEAITTVASAGVEDVDRAVKAARAAFDSGPWSRMKPADRQRILFKLGDLVLQNADEIARLETLDNGKPIFESRQVDIGMVANCFHYFAGWATKLSGETLPVNPAFFTYTLREPLGVVGAIIPWNFPMIMVGWKAAPALAAGNTVVIKPAELTPLSAIRIGELALEAGLPPGVLNILPGPGSIAGEALVKHPMVDKISFTGSTEVGKHLMRTASDSVKKLTLELGGKSPNIVFADADLDAALRGATTGIFYGKGEVCAAGSRLLVEKSIYDDFVAKLAERTRKMAPGDPLDPKTRLGSLVSEKQMNTVLGYVETGIKEGARLVAGGARQPINGKGYFVQATVLADVKNSMRVAQEEIFGPVLAVIPFEDEDDAVRIANDVVFGLAAGVWTKDVKRSHRVARKLQAGTVWVNAYNFYDAGMPFGGYKQSGFGRDLGPDCLADYTQVKSVWVGLE; this is encoded by the coding sequence ATGAGTGACACGCTCGCCCCGGTCAAACCGGGCAAGCTCATCATCAACGGCGAGGCGGTCGATGCCGCCTCCGGCAAGACCTTCACCACCACGAATCCCGCCACCGAAGAGGCGATCACCACCGTCGCGTCGGCCGGAGTCGAAGACGTGGATCGCGCCGTCAAGGCCGCGCGCGCGGCGTTCGACTCGGGGCCCTGGTCGCGCATGAAGCCGGCGGATCGCCAGCGCATCCTGTTCAAGCTCGGCGACCTGGTGCTTCAGAACGCCGACGAGATCGCGCGGCTCGAGACGCTGGACAACGGCAAGCCGATTTTCGAATCGCGCCAGGTCGACATCGGCATGGTCGCGAACTGCTTCCACTACTTTGCGGGCTGGGCGACCAAGCTGTCGGGCGAGACGCTGCCGGTCAATCCCGCGTTCTTCACTTACACGTTGCGCGAGCCGCTCGGCGTGGTGGGTGCCATCATCCCGTGGAACTTCCCGATGATCATGGTGGGCTGGAAGGCGGCCCCGGCGCTCGCGGCCGGCAACACCGTGGTGATCAAGCCTGCCGAACTCACGCCGCTCTCGGCGATCCGCATCGGTGAACTGGCACTCGAAGCGGGCCTTCCGCCCGGGGTGCTCAACATTCTGCCGGGGCCCGGCAGCATCGCCGGCGAGGCGCTCGTCAAGCACCCGATGGTGGACAAGATCAGCTTCACGGGCTCGACCGAAGTGGGCAAGCACCTGATGCGCACCGCCTCGGACTCGGTGAAGAAGCTCACGCTCGAACTGGGCGGCAAGTCGCCGAACATCGTGTTCGCGGATGCCGACCTGGACGCGGCCCTGCGTGGCGCCACCACCGGCATCTTCTATGGCAAGGGCGAAGTGTGCGCGGCCGGTTCGCGACTGCTGGTCGAAAAGAGCATCTACGACGATTTCGTTGCGAAGCTCGCCGAGCGCACCAGGAAGATGGCGCCCGGAGATCCGCTCGATCCCAAGACGCGCCTCGGCTCGCTGGTGAGCGAGAAGCAGATGAACACGGTGCTCGGCTACGTCGAGACCGGCATCAAGGAAGGCGCCCGGCTGGTGGCGGGAGGTGCGCGCCAGCCGATCAACGGTAAGGGCTACTTCGTACAGGCCACGGTGCTCGCCGACGTCAAGAACTCGATGCGCGTCGCGCAGGAAGAGATCTTCGGTCCGGTGCTCGCGGTGATTCCGTTCGAGGACGAGGACGACGCGGTACGGATCGCCAACGACGTGGTGTTCGGGCTTGCGGCCGGGGTGTGGACCAAAGACGTGAAGCGATCGCATCGGGTCGCGCGCAAGCTGCAGGCCGGCACCGTGTGGGTGAACGCCTACAACTTCTACGACGCCGGCATGCCGTTCGGCGGCTACAAGCAGTCGGGCTTCGGGCGCGATCTCGGCCCCGACTGCCTCGCCGACTACACGCAGGTGAAGAGCGTGTGGGTGGGACTCGAGTAG
- a CDS encoding biotin transporter BioY, protein MSATRTLTLADVALPRPNVLQQTLLVVAASLVTAAAAQLEIRLPFTPVPVTGQTFAVLLSGAVLGARRAFLAQALYLLEGAAGLPFFAGGAGGALVFVGPTGGYLAAFPLAAAVTGFLCERGWDRRFIAMLPAMLIGSLVIFASGLAWLARFVAPDALLATGLLPFLPGDLIKSSLASLAFPAVWRLIGRAAPRR, encoded by the coding sequence ATGTCCGCGACCCGCACGCTGACCCTCGCCGACGTGGCGCTGCCGCGCCCGAACGTCCTTCAGCAGACCCTGCTCGTCGTTGCCGCCAGCCTCGTCACGGCCGCTGCGGCACAGCTCGAGATCAGGCTGCCCTTCACCCCGGTGCCGGTGACCGGCCAGACCTTCGCGGTGTTGCTCTCGGGTGCGGTACTCGGCGCGCGGCGCGCGTTTCTGGCGCAGGCGCTCTACTTGCTCGAGGGTGCCGCCGGACTGCCGTTTTTCGCAGGGGGAGCAGGCGGTGCGCTGGTGTTCGTCGGCCCGACCGGTGGTTATCTGGCGGCGTTCCCGCTCGCAGCCGCCGTCACGGGCTTCCTGTGTGAGCGCGGCTGGGATCGCCGCTTCATCGCCATGCTGCCGGCCATGCTGATCGGCAGCCTCGTGATCTTCGCCAGCGGCCTCGCGTGGCTCGCGCGCTTCGTCGCGCCCGACGCGCTGCTCGCGACCGGGCTGCTGCCGTTCCTGCCTGGAGATCTCATCAAGTCGTCGCTCGCCTCGCTCGCGTTCCCGGCGGTGTGGCGGTTGATCGGCCGCGCAGCACCGCGCCGCTAA
- a CDS encoding DUF2156 domain-containing protein, giving the protein MNRDELLPHPLIERGHDLRASSSHLTARLLMAFALAAMGVVNLASAWLSHPPDRLVAIARLVPTGVLDTSRTFTLLAGTLMLVTAWGLRQGKRRAFVIALLLCAISVPVNVLKALDVEEAVVATGLMVALALQADAFRVRSRAPSVAIVRSGAVWGALALLAYMLVGSWIAGRVFGVEPSIGRAFADAAHQMFGIGGPVTLLPDTLTPNAHRVLNWYLGSLPDLTLVWTAATLLALLGPATHRKRHRDDAALARELFDRHGESPLAWFAVMDTQADYFFSRNRRAVLAYRHESDVALILGDPIGPADELPSLLTDFAAHCADGGWALAVFQARPEWLPLYRSLGWRALHIGEEPVLWTREFSLAGGAIGSVRRSARKASEAGVETQLFRPGERPFDVRHAPTGWNAELRAISAQWLAHHAGAEKSLGMGRFSEAELAEVWTAIAWNPTLGRVEAFLTWVPVPARGGWALDLMRRRADSVSGVMELLVVRTMEAAVSHGDQMLSLSLSALAKVEACASGAEGAESSPRRAAPDPERERLLEHLARFYDFKGLFEWKRKFDPRFEERFLVYPHPLALPAITLALVRAQSPGGLRAYALALFERKPAAA; this is encoded by the coding sequence ATGAATCGTGACGAGCTGCTCCCACACCCGTTGATCGAACGCGGGCACGACCTCCGTGCGTCGAGTTCTCACCTGACCGCGCGCTTGCTCATGGCCTTCGCGCTCGCGGCCATGGGCGTGGTGAACCTCGCTTCGGCGTGGCTCTCGCATCCGCCGGATCGCCTGGTTGCGATCGCGCGCCTCGTGCCCACCGGTGTGCTCGACACGAGCCGCACCTTCACGCTGCTCGCGGGCACGCTGATGCTCGTCACAGCGTGGGGCCTGCGGCAGGGCAAGCGGCGCGCCTTCGTGATCGCGCTGCTGCTGTGCGCGATCTCGGTGCCGGTCAACGTGCTCAAGGCACTCGACGTCGAAGAAGCGGTGGTCGCGACCGGGCTCATGGTGGCGCTCGCACTTCAGGCCGACGCGTTTCGCGTCCGCAGTCGCGCGCCGTCGGTGGCCATCGTGCGCTCGGGTGCCGTGTGGGGCGCACTCGCGCTGCTCGCCTACATGCTGGTCGGCTCGTGGATCGCCGGACGCGTGTTCGGTGTCGAGCCGTCGATCGGGCGTGCGTTCGCCGATGCCGCGCACCAGATGTTCGGCATCGGCGGCCCGGTCACTCTGCTCCCCGACACCCTGACTCCGAACGCGCACCGCGTACTCAACTGGTACCTCGGCTCGCTCCCGGATCTCACGCTGGTGTGGACGGCCGCCACGCTGCTCGCCTTGCTGGGGCCCGCGACCCATCGGAAGCGCCATCGCGACGACGCGGCACTGGCGCGCGAGTTGTTCGATCGCCACGGGGAATCGCCGCTGGCGTGGTTCGCGGTCATGGATACGCAGGCCGACTACTTCTTCAGTCGCAACCGCCGTGCAGTCCTCGCCTATCGCCACGAGTCCGACGTCGCGCTGATCCTGGGCGATCCGATCGGGCCCGCCGACGAGCTGCCCTCGCTGCTCACCGACTTCGCGGCTCATTGCGCTGACGGTGGCTGGGCGCTGGCGGTGTTTCAGGCGCGCCCCGAGTGGCTGCCGCTCTACCGATCACTCGGGTGGCGCGCGCTGCACATCGGCGAGGAGCCGGTCTTGTGGACGCGCGAGTTCTCGCTCGCGGGCGGTGCGATCGGGAGCGTGCGGCGTTCGGCTCGCAAAGCGAGCGAGGCCGGCGTCGAGACGCAGCTGTTCCGCCCCGGCGAGCGCCCGTTCGACGTTCGTCACGCGCCGACCGGCTGGAACGCCGAACTGCGCGCGATCTCGGCGCAGTGGCTCGCGCATCACGCCGGGGCCGAGAAGAGTCTCGGCATGGGGCGCTTCTCCGAAGCCGAACTCGCCGAGGTGTGGACCGCGATCGCCTGGAATCCCACGCTCGGGCGCGTCGAGGCCTTCCTGACCTGGGTGCCGGTGCCGGCGCGCGGCGGCTGGGCGCTCGACCTGATGCGTCGTCGCGCCGATTCGGTGAGCGGCGTGATGGAACTGCTGGTGGTGCGCACGATGGAGGCTGCGGTCTCGCACGGCGACCAGATGCTCTCGCTCTCGCTGTCGGCGCTCGCCAAGGTCGAAGCCTGCGCGAGCGGCGCCGAGGGTGCCGAGTCATCGCCGCGGCGTGCGGCCCCGGATCCCGAGCGCGAACGACTGCTCGAACACCTCGCGCGCTTCTACGATTTCAAGGGACTGTTCGAGTGGAAGCGCAAGTTCGATCCACGCTTCGAGGAGCGCTTCCTAGTCTACCCGCACCCGCTCGCGTTGCCCGCCATCACGCTCGCGCTGGTGCGCGCTCAATCGCCGGGCGGCCTGCGGGCCTACGCGCTGGCGTTGTTCGAACGCAAGCCCGCCGCAGCCTGA
- the arsM gene encoding arsenite methyltransferase has protein sequence MTNPTHELTPDTDVHALVRDKYGAIAEGRSRSCCGPDCCGSDLAVSSPESLGYTAEQIATVPEGADLGLGCGSPLAHAEVRAGETVLDLGSGAGIDCFVAAKLVGPTGQVIGVDMTPAMVDRARANAAKAGATNVEFRLGEIEHLPVADAYVDLIVSNCVVNLSPDKAQVFREAFRALKPGGRMLVSDLVWNEPAPEHVKKSVDALVGCVAGASLKQDYVELVRAAGFEQVEIVAESGYVAGAQVLAENDPDRAFYQHVRSVQVRGVKRVA, from the coding sequence ATGACGAATCCGACTCACGAACTGACCCCCGACACCGATGTGCACGCGCTGGTGCGAGACAAGTACGGCGCGATCGCCGAAGGTCGCAGCCGCTCGTGTTGCGGCCCTGATTGTTGCGGCAGCGACCTGGCCGTTTCGTCGCCCGAGTCGCTGGGCTACACCGCCGAGCAGATCGCGACCGTGCCCGAAGGCGCCGATCTGGGACTCGGATGCGGAAGTCCGCTCGCCCACGCAGAAGTTCGTGCCGGCGAAACGGTGCTCGACCTGGGCTCGGGGGCCGGCATCGACTGTTTCGTCGCTGCCAAACTGGTGGGGCCGACCGGGCAGGTGATCGGCGTCGACATGACACCGGCGATGGTCGACCGCGCGCGCGCCAACGCCGCGAAGGCCGGCGCGACCAACGTGGAGTTTCGACTCGGCGAGATCGAGCACCTTCCGGTCGCCGACGCCTACGTGGACTTGATCGTCTCCAACTGCGTCGTCAACCTCTCCCCCGACAAGGCGCAGGTGTTCCGCGAGGCGTTCCGCGCCTTGAAGCCCGGTGGCCGCATGCTGGTGAGCGATCTGGTGTGGAACGAGCCCGCACCCGAACACGTGAAGAAGTCGGTCGATGCGCTGGTCGGCTGCGTGGCGGGCGCATCGCTCAAGCAGGACTACGTCGAGCTGGTGCGCGCTGCGGGCTTCGAGCAGGTCGAGATCGTCGCCGAGAGCGGCTACGTGGCGGGTGCGCAAGTACTCGCCGAGAACGACCCCGACCGCGCGTTCTACCAGCACGTTCGCTCGGTCCAGGTGCGCGGGGTGAAGCGGGTCGCCTAG
- a CDS encoding 3-hydroxyacyl-CoA dehydrogenase produces MVRTIAVLGAGIMGRGIAYASALGGFHTRLQDSSGEALEKAHANITATLESGVAGGKVKDDDAVAARARIEMVKTLGEAAKDVDLVIEAVPEDMALKIAIFRELDAMAPKHAILATNTSSLSVSEMAGATTRAAQVVGMHFFNPVHRMKLLEVVRGLDSSDVTIQAVCEVGEKMGKECVVVREAPGFVTTRINAMIGNEAFYMLQEGVASARDIDKALKLGLNHPMGPFELVDLVGLDTRLSILRFLHRSLGDKFRPCPLMEQYVAAGRLGRKSGRGVYEYPAS; encoded by the coding sequence ATCGTGCGCACGATCGCGGTTCTGGGTGCCGGCATCATGGGGCGCGGAATCGCGTATGCCTCGGCGCTCGGTGGATTCCACACCCGGCTGCAGGACTCGAGCGGCGAGGCACTCGAGAAGGCGCACGCGAACATCACCGCCACACTCGAGAGCGGCGTCGCCGGCGGCAAGGTCAAAGACGACGATGCGGTCGCCGCGCGCGCGCGCATCGAAATGGTCAAGACACTCGGCGAGGCCGCCAAGGATGTCGACCTGGTGATCGAGGCGGTGCCCGAGGACATGGCGTTGAAGATCGCGATCTTCCGCGAGCTCGACGCCATGGCGCCGAAGCACGCGATCCTCGCCACCAACACGTCTTCGCTGTCGGTGAGCGAGATGGCGGGTGCCACCACGCGCGCCGCACAGGTGGTCGGCATGCACTTCTTCAACCCGGTGCATCGCATGAAGCTGCTCGAGGTGGTGCGCGGGCTCGACTCGAGCGACGTCACGATCCAGGCGGTCTGCGAAGTGGGCGAGAAGATGGGCAAGGAGTGCGTGGTGGTGCGCGAGGCGCCGGGATTCGTGACCACGCGCATCAACGCGATGATCGGCAATGAGGCGTTCTACATGCTGCAGGAAGGTGTCGCGAGCGCGCGCGATATCGACAAGGCGCTCAAGCTCGGTCTCAATCACCCGATGGGCCCCTTCGAACTCGTTGACCTGGTCGGGCTCGACACGCGGCTCTCGATCCTGCGCTTCCTGCATCGATCGCTCGGCGACAAGTTCCGCCCCTGCCCGCTCATGGAGCAGTACGTGGCGGCCGGACGGCTGGGCCGAAAGAGCGGCCGCGGCGTGTACGAGTACCCCGCGTCGTGA
- a CDS encoding enoyl-CoA hydratase/isomerase family protein translates to MEATKTKLVNYTVKNGVAWLELSDPPANTYTHEMMRDIDDAILQARFDEAVHVIVLRGAGEKFFCAGANINMLKTVNPTFKYYFCLHANETLNRLEQTPKLVIAALNGHTVGGGLEIAMAADLRIARKGAGKVGLPEVTLGVLPGTGGTQRFARLVNKSVAIELMVTGETFDFEKAQALGVVNQIWETATNDEFIEKIQKYAEQFCPPNKAAKAVGRIKRSVQTGVEIPFEVSLAVERELQQQLFQSDDAKEGLAAYVEKRKPNFTGK, encoded by the coding sequence ATGGAAGCGACCAAGACCAAGCTCGTGAACTACACCGTCAAGAACGGTGTCGCGTGGCTCGAACTCAGCGATCCGCCGGCCAACACCTACACCCACGAAATGATGCGCGACATCGATGACGCGATCCTGCAGGCGCGCTTCGACGAAGCCGTGCACGTCATCGTGCTGCGCGGCGCAGGCGAGAAGTTCTTCTGCGCCGGTGCGAACATCAACATGCTCAAGACCGTCAATCCGACCTTCAAGTACTACTTCTGCCTGCATGCCAACGAGACGCTCAACCGCCTCGAGCAGACTCCGAAGCTGGTGATCGCGGCGCTGAACGGCCACACGGTGGGTGGCGGCCTGGAGATCGCGATGGCGGCGGACCTCCGCATCGCCCGCAAGGGCGCCGGCAAGGTCGGGCTGCCCGAGGTCACGCTCGGCGTGCTGCCGGGCACCGGCGGCACGCAGCGATTCGCGCGGCTCGTCAACAAGAGCGTTGCGATCGAGCTCATGGTGACCGGCGAGACCTTCGACTTCGAGAAGGCGCAGGCACTCGGCGTGGTCAACCAGATCTGGGAGACCGCGACGAACGACGAGTTCATCGAGAAGATCCAGAAGTACGCCGAGCAGTTCTGCCCGCCGAACAAGGCGGCCAAGGCGGTCGGACGCATCAAGCGCTCGGTTCAGACCGGCGTCGAGATCCCGTTCGAGGTCTCGCTCGCAGTCGAGCGTGAGCTGCAGCAGCAGCTGTTCCAGAGCGATGACGCGAAGGAAGGTCTCGCGGCCTACGTCGAGAAGCGCAAGCCGAACTTCACCGGCAAGTAG
- a CDS encoding thiolase family protein, giving the protein MTTSRVFLAGGVRTPVGKFGGALAASSAAELGGLAAKACLERTRVPLDAVDEVLIGHARQAGNGPNLARQVVRRSGLPDSVPAFTINKACASGLQAIVSGVQSVRLADSQVALAGGVEHMSSIPFLATDMRWGKKLGDEALVDAMFRDGYQCPLCNQLMGETAETLATEYAITREEQDAYALESNRRAARAWSEGRFAGEVVPVTIGSGRSLATVAQDEHFRGDATLDEMAKLRPVFRKDGTITAANASAITDGAAAVLVLSEQAATRHGISPQAAVLGYTSVAVDPARMGISPVPAVRKLLERHHLTLDQIDVVELNEAFAAQVLACDRELHFDRARLNPNGGGISLGHPTGCSGTRIVVGLLSELARTGGRYGLATLCVSGGIGMALLVERV; this is encoded by the coding sequence ATGACGACTTCGCGCGTGTTTCTGGCCGGCGGCGTGCGCACTCCGGTCGGCAAATTCGGCGGTGCGCTCGCCGCCTCGTCGGCCGCCGAGCTCGGCGGTCTCGCGGCGAAGGCGTGCCTCGAACGCACGCGCGTGCCGCTCGACGCGGTCGACGAGGTGCTCATCGGTCACGCGCGTCAGGCCGGCAATGGTCCGAATTTGGCGCGCCAGGTGGTGAGGCGCAGCGGACTGCCCGACTCGGTGCCGGCCTTCACCATCAACAAGGCGTGTGCTTCGGGGCTGCAGGCGATCGTGAGCGGGGTGCAATCGGTGCGGCTCGCGGACTCGCAAGTGGCGCTCGCGGGCGGTGTCGAGCACATGTCGAGCATTCCATTCCTTGCGACCGACATGCGGTGGGGCAAGAAGCTCGGCGACGAAGCGCTGGTCGACGCGATGTTCCGCGACGGCTACCAGTGTCCGCTCTGCAATCAGCTCATGGGCGAGACCGCCGAAACGCTCGCGACCGAGTACGCGATCACGCGCGAAGAGCAGGACGCCTACGCGCTCGAGAGCAATCGCCGCGCGGCGCGCGCCTGGAGCGAGGGTCGCTTCGCCGGCGAAGTGGTGCCGGTGACGATCGGCAGCGGTCGCTCGCTCGCGACCGTCGCGCAGGACGAACACTTCCGAGGCGATGCGACGCTCGACGAGATGGCGAAACTGCGACCGGTATTCCGGAAGGACGGCACCATCACGGCGGCCAATGCCTCGGCGATCACCGATGGCGCGGCGGCGGTGCTGGTGCTCTCGGAGCAGGCCGCGACCCGCCACGGCATTTCGCCTCAGGCGGCGGTGCTCGGCTACACCAGCGTGGCGGTGGATCCCGCGCGCATGGGCATCAGCCCGGTGCCGGCGGTGCGCAAGCTGCTCGAGCGACACCACCTCACGCTCGATCAGATCGACGTGGTGGAGCTCAACGAGGCGTTCGCCGCCCAGGTGCTGGCATGCGATCGCGAGCTGCACTTCGATCGCGCGCGCCTGAATCCCAATGGCGGCGGCATCTCGCTCGGGCATCCGACCGGCTGCAGCGGCACCCGGATCGTGGTCGGACTGCTCTCGGAACTCGCCCGCACCGGCGGTCGCTACGGCCTCGCGACGCTGTGCGTGAGTGGTGGAATCGGCATGGCCCTGCTGGTGGAACGGGTCTAA
- a CDS encoding DUF2029 domain-containing protein — protein sequence MFAALSGLGVDDTVAAGASVAFALAGAMWLSGRLAPELDGALRRHTLLAVLWVILGVGAIGATGRLATFMADETKGQNSMYPFDDFFVHHSCLSAHYQSAHLHRDGVPNVYERTLYEGPSGEPKFVGSLVIDVFMYPPPFLLLSRLGLALSENFATWRAVWFGVEGALVAAAFVAVAFWIGGPLGRRVALLSLLAWLSFPTLTTLQHGNFHLAAIAGSVLAMLAFERGRHALGGGLLAALALSKFFPGFLVLFLVFQRRWRAMFWTTGFGVFFVLLAYVVLGGAPFRAFFAYHLPRLSTGATFETLFAHPDVIACNHAMYGLVQKLSLLGVPGMGQGTAIAVSWMYTIALVGIAALAARAAGDGRDASARLRRALLWLAVLQLASLRAPFVPDVYGQFALLWILVLLLAGVEWRGWRPIALLTLIVLANFMVPTVPLMPLPALLGLTLVHQILFIALCLGVVGGVWCRASVREVVVA from the coding sequence TTGTTCGCAGCGCTGAGCGGGCTGGGCGTCGACGACACAGTTGCAGCGGGCGCGTCGGTCGCGTTCGCCCTCGCGGGGGCCATGTGGCTTTCCGGTCGCCTCGCACCTGAGCTCGACGGTGCCTTGCGCCGCCACACGCTCCTGGCGGTCCTCTGGGTGATCCTCGGCGTCGGCGCGATCGGCGCGACGGGGCGCCTGGCGACGTTTATGGCGGACGAAACGAAGGGGCAGAACTCGATGTACCCCTTCGACGACTTCTTCGTGCACCACTCCTGCCTCTCGGCCCACTACCAGTCGGCGCACCTGCACCGGGATGGTGTGCCGAACGTCTACGAGCGCACGCTCTACGAAGGGCCGAGCGGCGAACCGAAGTTCGTCGGAAGCCTCGTGATCGATGTCTTCATGTATCCGCCGCCGTTCCTGCTGCTCTCTCGGCTGGGTCTCGCACTGTCCGAGAACTTCGCCACCTGGCGGGCGGTCTGGTTCGGAGTGGAGGGCGCGCTCGTCGCGGCCGCCTTCGTGGCGGTCGCGTTCTGGATCGGGGGTCCGCTCGGACGGCGCGTGGCGCTGCTCTCGTTGCTTGCGTGGCTGTCGTTCCCGACGCTGACCACGCTCCAACACGGCAACTTCCATCTCGCGGCGATCGCCGGATCCGTCCTCGCCATGCTGGCGTTCGAGCGTGGCCGCCACGCGCTCGGCGGCGGCCTGTTGGCGGCACTCGCGTTGAGCAAGTTCTTCCCGGGGTTCCTCGTTCTCTTTCTCGTGTTCCAGCGCCGCTGGCGCGCCATGTTCTGGACGACAGGGTTCGGCGTGTTCTTCGTCCTGCTCGCGTACGTGGTCCTCGGGGGAGCACCGTTCCGGGCCTTCTTCGCGTACCACCTGCCGCGTCTTTCCACCGGTGCCACCTTCGAGACCCTGTTCGCGCATCCCGACGTGATCGCGTGCAACCATGCCATGTACGGCCTGGTGCAGAAGCTCTCCTTGCTCGGGGTGCCCGGCATGGGGCAAGGCACGGCCATCGCGGTCTCGTGGATGTACACGATCGCGCTGGTCGGCATCGCAGCGCTCGCGGCGCGCGCTGCTGGTGACGGGCGGGACGCCAGCGCAAGGCTTCGGCGGGCGCTGCTCTGGCTCGCGGTGCTGCAGCTCGCCTCGCTGCGGGCGCCCTTCGTTCCCGACGTCTATGGACAGTTCGCGCTCTTGTGGATCCTGGTGCTGCTGCTCGCCGGGGTGGAGTGGCGTGGCTGGCGGCCCATCGCTTTGCTGACGTTGATCGTGCTTGCCAACTTCATGGTCCCGACGGTGCCGTTGATGCCGTTGCCGGCGCTGCTGGGACTCACGCTCGTGCACCAGATCCTCTTCATCGCCTTGTGCCTGGGCGTGGTCGGCGGCGTATGGTGCCGGGCGTCCGTCCGGGAAGTGGTCGTTGCGTGA
- a CDS encoding winged helix-turn-helix transcriptional regulator — MTPKTPLPAGGRSRTSSRSAIATRDAELATLAKALGHPARVAIVRLLAKSGECVCGDIVSQLPLAQATVSQHLKVLKQAGLIRGDIDPPRVCYCVNPEAIERFRKLAEEL, encoded by the coding sequence ATGACCCCCAAAACCCCGTTACCGGCTGGTGGCCGGTCCCGCACTTCGTCGCGTTCGGCGATCGCGACCCGCGATGCCGAGCTGGCGACGCTTGCCAAGGCACTCGGACACCCGGCGCGGGTGGCGATCGTCCGGCTGCTTGCGAAGAGCGGTGAATGCGTGTGCGGCGACATCGTGAGCCAGCTGCCGCTCGCGCAGGCCACGGTGTCGCAGCACCTGAAAGTACTGAAGCAGGCCGGGCTCATCCGCGGCGACATCGATCCGCCGCGGGTGTGCTATTGCGTGAACCCTGAAGCCATCGAGCGTTTCCGGAAACTCGCGGAGGAGCTATGA